The proteins below are encoded in one region of Engystomops pustulosus chromosome 8, aEngPut4.maternal, whole genome shotgun sequence:
- the BRI3 gene encoding membrane protein BRI3, with protein sequence MDNKPLLQDRPPAYSPAAPTVYEYGPIPPNYGTIRNQFSPPYPYHTGEGYISSPVSAYPSVSSIVAQPTTAAAATPIAAAAATITSVVVVGGCPACRVGVLEDSFTCLGIFCAIFFFPIGILFCLALRQRRCPNCGATFG encoded by the exons ATGGATAACAAGCCGCTCCTGCAGGACCGACCTCCCGCCTACAGTCCGGCCGCCCCCACGGTGTATGAGTATGGACCGATACCGCCGAACTACGGCACCATTAGGAACCAATTCTCACCACCTTACCCCTACCACACGGGAGAAG GATACATTTCATCGCCAGTGTCTGCCTACCCCAGTGTCTCCTCCATTGTTGCACAACCAACAACAGCAGCCGCCGCAACACCAATAGCCGCAGCAGCGGCAACAATAACTTCTGTGGTGGTGGTCGGAGGGTGTCCAGCGTGCAG GGTCGGCGTTCTGGAGGACTCGTTCACCTGTCTGGGGATCTTCTGTGCCATCTTCTTCTTTCCGATTGGAATCCTGTTCTGTCTCGCCCTGAGGCAACGAAGATGTCCCAACTGTGGAGCCACCTTTGGTTAA